The DNA segment GCCCCCATCGCGCCCTAATCGAGCGTGATGGGGGACCGCGGCCCGGTCACGGTGGGCATCCGGCTTCCGTCGGCCGCGAGGAAGTCGATGGCCGCCGAGAGTTCGTAGCTTCCCGCTCCGAGGGCGGGGAGGTCATCCCGGAAGGATTCGGACGACTCATCCTCCTCGCCGCACTGAACCGCCGTGAACGAGGCCGGGTACTCGAGGGATTCGCCGGGTGCCAGGTCGACCTCCACGACCATCATGATCATCGGCCCGTTGCTGTGCCACAGCACCTCCCCGTCCTGCGAGAGCGTGATCGCCGGTGTCGCGGCCGTCGTGCCGGTGATGCTCTCCGTGCCGGTATTGGTGAGTGTCACGATGCCGTCGACGCTCTGCCCGCCAGCGGGCGCGGAGGGGGCAAACCGGGTCTCGAGCACCAGCCCGGCGCTCGGGGCGACGTCGGCGATGCTTCCGCCGCACGGGTTCACCTTGGAGGCTGGGGCGGGCTGGATGGCGCCACCGCCAGCCGCATCGCTCGCTTCCTCGCCGGGGAAGGTCTCCGGCGCGCTCTCGGCGGTCGCGTCGCTGACGCTCGCGCCCATCGGCACCCCGCGCAGCCCGGTGAAGCCCGCGACGCCGATTCCGGCGATTGCGAGCGTGAGGGTGCCGCCGGCCGCGAGCTGGCGGGGGAGCCGCCGGCGGCGGCTGCGGCGGATCACGCTGCCGGCATCCGCTTCCCGCGCCGGGGAGCCCAGATCGCCCTCGCGCAGCCACGCGCGCAGTTCAGCTTCGGTGGGCATTGACTCCTCCTTGGGTCGGTAGTGTCGCGGTCGGATGCGGCTCGGGGGTGAGGGCGACGGCCATTTTCGCGAGCCCGTCGCTCAGGTAGCGTTTGACCGCACCGGAGCTGATGCCCAGTTCGCGCGCGATGTCGTCGACCTTGAGGTCTTCGTAGTAGCGCAGCACCAGGCAGGCCCGTTCCCGCGGCGTGAGGCGCGCCAGTTGGGCCTGCAGGTCGATACGGGCCTCGGATGCCGGGGCCGGGGAGTCGATCGCGTCCGGAACGACCTCGAGATGCGCGATCCTGCGCCACCTCGTGCGCCGCCGCCCACCGTCGAGGAAGCCGGTGAGGATCGCCCGGCGCACGTAGGCCTCCGCGCTGGTCACCGTGAACCCGTTGCTGAGTCGCCCGAAGGTTTTGACGAGGGCGTCCTGCACAAGGTCGGCGGCATCATCCGCGCTGCCCGACAGCAGCCAGGCGTAGCGGGTGAGGGACTGGCCGCGCTGGCGCACAAGTGTCGTCACGACGCTTTCCCACTGCGCTGCCATCGCGCCTCCTCGGCCTCGATTGTCCGGTTACCTACTAAGACGAACGAGCGACCGAAAACGTTGGGATGCTCGTGGCCTCAGCGTATCCAGCGACGCCGACGATATGGGCCCTTGCGCTACTCCGACAGCAGTATGACGATCTGAACGATCGCCGCAGCGGATCCCACCCCGACGAGAAGCCAGCCGAGAATGCGCATGAGCCGCCCGTCGGCGGAGGGATGATCGAGGCGCCCGTTCTCGGGGTTCCGCGGATCGAAGTACACCTTGACCTCGTCGCCGAGTTCGAGGGACTCATCCGCGTCAAGCGAGACGGGCGCCGACTGCAGCTCACGCTGTAGGTCCATCCAGCGGAACCAGAGATGGTCGGTGCCGGCGGGGGACTGCACGATTACGCCCCAGGTTTCCTGGTATCGACTCGCCCACGCCTTTCGAATGTAGCCCGCGGCGAGCAGCACGATCCCCGGCAGCAGCCCCACCCAGGTGATCAGCTCGAGCACGAGGGCGAACGCGTCTGAGGTTGTCACCTACTGATAGTAGAAGAGTCGGCTGCGCTTAGTTCGCGCGTCGATTGCTAGAAGTGCGCGCCGCTGCGCCGGACCGCGAGCAGGGCGAGCGATCGGGTGACCGCAACGAGCTCGTCGATGCGCACCTGCTCGCGGGGGGCATGCGCGAACCGCACGTCCCCCGGACCGAAGTGCAGGCTCGGAATGCCGCCGATGTCGGAGTAGAGGCGCAGATCGCTGCCGTACGGCGCCGCCCGCCGCGGCGGAACCGACCCGCCATTCAGGGTCATGATCGCAGAGCTGACCTCGTCGATGAAGGTGTGGTCGTCGTCGATCCGCCCGCTCCCGAACTGGCCGCCTGGCCAGGTGACCCCGACCGGGTTGTCGCTCAGCCACGGGTCGGCGGAACTCGCCTCCGCGATTGCGATCTCGAACTCGCGCCGTGCATCCGCTGGGTCCTCCCCGAGCCGCACCCCGAGCCGGCCCTCGGCGACGAGCAAGTCCGGAACGCTGCTCGCCCAGTCGCCCGCGCGAACGGTGCCGATTGAGATCGGATAGGGCAGCGGGTAGTCGGAGAACAGCGGATGCGGGTCAACGTTGCGCCGCAGCTCGAGCGACTGGATCGCGGCCATGATCGGAAGGAACGCCTCAAGCGCGCTGACCCCCTCGAGACGGGTGCTGCCGTGCGCGGCCCGCCCGGTCACGTCGAGTTCGAAGGTGAGTGCCCCGGCGCACGCGGTGACGATCCGTCCTCCCGTGGGCTCGGTGAGCACAGCGGCGTCGCCGGTGTGCCCGCGGAGCATGGTGCCGAAGGCACCGAGACCGCCGTCCTCCTCGCCGACGACCGTGTGCACGGCGATGGGCCTCTCGAGCAGGACGCCGGATGCCTGCAGGGCGCGCAGCACGGCGAGGTTCGCCGCGACGCCGGCCTTCATGTCGCATGCGCCGCGGCCGTGCACCGCGCCGCCCTCCACGCGTCCGCAGAAGGGGTCGCCGTCGTGCCAGCGGTCGAGGTCGCCGGTCGGCACGACATCGATGTGGCCCTGGAGCACGAGCGCCGGCCGGCCGGGGCCGGTCACGCCCACGACCCCGTAGCCCTCGGTGCGCGGTGCCTCCGTGCCCGGGAATCGGGTGTCTGCACGGAGCGCGTCGAGATCGAATTTCCAGGCGTCGACAGACAGTCCCGCGTCGCGCAGCTGTGCCGCCTGCGCATTCTGCAACTCGGATTCCGCATCGGTTCCGGTGATACTCGGCACCCGGATCAGGTCGATGAGGTTCTGAACGAGCGCGGTTTCGTCGATGCTGTCGAGCACGCGCGCTTCGACGGGGGTGAGTTGCATTCCCGCATCATAAGCGCGGTGTATTTCGTATATGCGTCGGCGGGATGTGCAGCGTGTGCGTGTCGCGATGATGATGCGCCACTGCAGGGAAAAAGAGTGGTGCCGGCCACTCCCGGTCAGGGGGTAAGCGAGGTGGCCGGCCGGGTTATCGACCCGTATTCGGGGGGTGGGTCGGTAATCCGAGAGGTCGTCGTTGACCAAATTTGACACTAAGGCAGCGCGAACAATCTGTCCACCGAAAGGAGGACATTTCCCGATTGTGCTGAGCGATCCGGTTGTCCCTCCGCCAACGCGCCTGTACCCCAGTGACCTTTACCTCGGTCACGGCGGACTTCCGGTTAGGCGACCGCG comes from the Marisediminicola antarctica genome and includes:
- a CDS encoding DUF3592 domain-containing protein, yielding MTTSDAFALVLELITWVGLLPGIVLLAAGYIRKAWASRYQETWGVIVQSPAGTDHLWFRWMDLQRELQSAPVSLDADESLELGDEVKVYFDPRNPENGRLDHPSADGRLMRILGWLLVGVGSAAAIVQIVILLSE
- a CDS encoding ArgE/DapE family deacylase yields the protein MQLTPVEARVLDSIDETALVQNLIDLIRVPSITGTDAESELQNAQAAQLRDAGLSVDAWKFDLDALRADTRFPGTEAPRTEGYGVVGVTGPGRPALVLQGHIDVVPTGDLDRWHDGDPFCGRVEGGAVHGRGACDMKAGVAANLAVLRALQASGVLLERPIAVHTVVGEEDGGLGAFGTMLRGHTGDAAVLTEPTGGRIVTACAGALTFELDVTGRAAHGSTRLEGVSALEAFLPIMAAIQSLELRRNVDPHPLFSDYPLPYPISIGTVRAGDWASSVPDLLVAEGRLGVRLGEDPADARREFEIAIAEASSADPWLSDNPVGVTWPGGQFGSGRIDDDHTFIDEVSSAIMTLNGGSVPPRRAAPYGSDLRLYSDIGGIPSLHFGPGDVRFAHAPREQVRIDELVAVTRSLALLAVRRSGAHF
- a CDS encoding sigma-70 family RNA polymerase sigma factor, which translates into the protein MAAQWESVVTTLVRQRGQSLTRYAWLLSGSADDAADLVQDALVKTFGRLSNGFTVTSAEAYVRRAILTGFLDGGRRRTRWRRIAHLEVVPDAIDSPAPASEARIDLQAQLARLTPRERACLVLRYYEDLKVDDIARELGISSGAVKRYLSDGLAKMAVALTPEPHPTATLPTQGGVNAHRS